A region of the Punica granatum isolate Tunisia-2019 unplaced genomic scaffold, ASM765513v2 Contig00025, whole genome shotgun sequence genome:
ACCCATTTATTTatccaagaaaagaaagggcCGATAATTCAATAAAACGACTTCAACTATATTTTCTCAAACGGCCTCGGGGCTACGCGTTAGTATAAACATGTCCAGGTTCAATGAACCTGCTGGATGCATATGCTATGCCATTCACCGCCATGGGTATGGACGCATGCACGAATGCGGATGCTGTGTCTGCACATACCATGTGATGTTGTTGTTACAGTGCGTGCAATGTCAACTAAGATTTTGGTCCACCGATAAAACtatccctttcttttttggttacaAGATTATTAATCGAATGGTCGAATGGTCCCGTAATCCGGGTCTTATCTTTATCTTGAGGACGTGGTTTGAACTTGTGAATCAGATGTGCGGAAGAGAGTGGGCTGCATTATCTATATCAACTTTACCGCCTTAAAACATACAAAGAGAAAGAGGTTGAAAAGAATTTCGGTATACAACTAAAGATATCAATAGGCTGTTTGGTTTGAGATTATTTCAATATGTTGTTTCCTATGTGATATCAACGTGCCTGATCCTCCAAGAACGGGGTGCACATTTTACTATTTGCAATGCATATATTAAATTTCGCAAAAAATAGAAGGTCATAGTTTTTAGCTAATGAGAACTCACTAAAATTAATCTCATACACAAATAAggaaatatattgaaaattctgTATATATCCATTTTCGCTCACATTTACTTTACAACTGATGAAGTAAATTCtctgtatatattattacgtTACTATTATAAGAAGTCCAACACAAATGTTTGATATAAAACGTACTAGAACAGATACATTGCACAATCATTTCGAATATAGCTCCCTACAAGTGGGAAAGAACATCAATGGCTTAAGTTATTGTCGATCTTAAATCTAATTTTTAGTAAATGTAAACACTTTACCCAATAAAATTCTTAGGCCTCTCATTACATTCATCCATAGCAGTGATATACAAATCATCCGATGAATATAACAAAATTGATTTCATAGAATATACTCATGTCTAGGGTCAcgttttttatttaattgtgtAGAAGTAGGTGCATATCTATAAGTCCTTTACCATCGACAAGCTCTCCAAAGACGTTGGAAATTCATTATAGAGTCACCGACTAGAGCACTTAAGAAGCTCCCATGTCAATTGCTTCCATATTCTTCTAATTAGACCCACTGCAACTCTCATATATAACTAAATAGCTTCAATTTTAATGTGATTATTTCTTAATAGTAGTCGTACATTCTTGACTGATAGTATCTCGACCTTTAACTATCAGAACCTTATAAATATCAGTCGTTTTGCATGGGGACCAATGGTTTGAGTTCCAAGATTTTCGCGCTATGATggatgctttttttttttggaaaaaggTCAAATTTGGTCTTCAACCTTTagctctttttctattttagtcctAAACCTTTTCTTTGGCTAGATTtcgtcctcaatctttttcgCGCAGTATGAGTTTAGTCCTTCCGTCAAAAATTCCATCCATTTTCCCTTACATGTATATTCATCAAATGAGAGTGAGCGACAAATCACTCATACTCTAAAACGGTTGTTATAGAACAAATccgattctttttttaatcagatCCGTAAACTAGACTAAGATATTTTCAGTTCTTTTAGGATTCCAGCCATCGCTTCTATTTCATCATCTCACGCACCGACATATGGCTGGAATCCTAAAAGAATCGAAAATATCTTAATTCAGTTTACGGGTCTGACTAAAAAAGAATCGGATTTGCTCTATAACAATCGGTTTAGAGTAGTAGTGATCTGTCGCGCACGTGGTGCACTCTCATTTGAAGAATATACATATCAgggaaaatggacggaattttggacggaaggaCTAAACTCATACCATGcgaaaaagattgaggacgaAATCCGGCCAAGAAAATATTTCGGACTAAGATAGAAAAATAACTAATGACCAAATTTGACcttttccttatctttttttttttgtggggcCGGGGGGGTGGTGGGTGAGGGGTTGAAGACTGAAGAGGATGATGGATGACATAGCATGCATGGGATGTGATGACTGCATGACATGGCTCAAATGATCCCATCCCCACATGCATACGTGGCGGGGTTGGCACCGCACCCCACCCGCCACTATAAATAGTCTCCTTCAACCTGCCGACCTCCTCCTCTCCGAACTCGAGAAAAAATACACACAGAGCGAAGCAGctcgaagagagagagagggagaaattctagagagagaaagctcTGAAAACTTCCCCAAAATCTCCGTTCCGGAAGCTAAATTCGTTCCTATTCCCGAGCTTGTGgcttcctctcctctctctctctctctctctctctctctctctctctctctctctatcctcCTCCGGTTTGAATCATTCTAGCTCCCTCCTTCAGATCATACCCAGTTGCGGCTCTGCTTTTCTCCCCGAAAACCTAGCATTTACTTCATTGTAAGTATCACCATTATCTTACTTTCCTTATTCTTCCCTGCGCCATTGCCATCTATTTTATTGTCTGGATGTTCACCGCCATTTGGGCCCGCTGTTTTGTTGATTTTACGGTAAGAAATGGGAAGAATCGAATGATTGTTGGGGAGGGTTTTTTTCGGCTTGCGGATGAATGTAGAGGGCGGTGTAGATGTAGGTGATGCAAATGGGAAGAGATTTGTCGGGCATATGGTGTACTGAAAATTTCCTTTCCGGTCTCTGGTTTCGAAGAATGTTCGCCTCTGAGCTGTGGGTCGATGGGTCATTGTGCTGCAACCATTGCTGGTAGTTTGTGCTTTTTGTTAATTCACGTTATATTCGATGCTAATTGCTCCGATTATGTTTGTATTTGAAAATGAATGCTGCTCTGCTGGAATTAGGATTAGCAGCTTGCCCCAAAGAAAATATGCAGGAGAAAGTGAATTAGGGAAATAAACATGGGTTGTAAGATAAATCCGTTGGCTCTAACCCGGCCATCAATGTCCTTTATGGGCCAAATTCTGTAATGACTTGATATGAGAACTCAACAAGTATTTCATTAGTGAAAAAAGGCTTTGTCTCATGTACTTTATGTTTTACCTACTGTGGTAATTAATGTTGCTTTCGTTCTGTTCGTATAAGTTAATTAGATCGATCTGGTGGTTGAGCCGGGGAAGTCGTCATGATAATAAGTACTATTTTCTCTGAAcatgatatttttctttcttggacTTTTTCTTTGAATTCCTCTCGATAATGTGGGAGCCTGGAAATCTTGCTGAGTTTTGGTCCCACGTACAATGCAGAAACTTTTTTGCTAAACTATTATTTATGCTTTAAAAGCTGAAGATATCTGCTGGGGtgtctcttttttatttagagTCAATATGTGAACCTATTCTCTCTTCAACGTTATTGCAGGTTCTACACAGCCATGGTTTTCTGGGTTTTTGGCTACGGTTCACTGGTGTGGAACCCAGGATTCGAGTATGATGACAAAGTAATTGGGTTTGTTAAGAACTACAAGCGCGTATTTGATCTTGGTGAGTTTTCTTTTGGTACAAGATACTGTATCACTTCTTTTTGGAAATGGTGggcatttttatataaatcttTAGTTTAACTTACATTAATTTTGTTTGTCCCAGCATGCATTGACCATAGAGGTACGCCTGAGCACCCTGCTAGAACTTGCACTCTGGAAGAAAATGAAGGAGCAATCTGCGTAAGCATAACGTTTCTCATTCTCATTTACAATGCTTACGATGCATAGCAGTCTTATAGCGGTCTTAAAATTTCTTCAAGAGCTTCATAATTTCCGTATTTACTTGCATAGGACTAAGAGTTCATATTCAACCATTTAGTCTTTGGTAAATTTTGTGGATGACAGTTTCTACCCATGTTTTCTAACTCAGCCTCTTTTGCCACCCTTTTTGCATTGCAGTGGGGAGTTGCTTATTGTGTACGTGGGGGCCCTGAAAGGGAAAAGGCAGCAATGGAGGTATGGATCTTCGACATCCCATTTGATTTAATTGAGAAATACTAGCAATCTTGTCATTCTTTGCGAATTCATTAGAAAATGCATCAGCATATGTGCTTCTCTTTGATAATACAGATGCATTTTGTATACGGAGAAAAGAAATGCTCTTAAACATTCGTATTTTAATTGTGGATGAACTAAAGCTCCATACTGTGCATATTCATTAttgcggggggggggggggggggggggggggggggagttTACCTCAAAATTCACACGTTCTGTTTTGCTGGCTTGAGATCATGTTATCCCTTAAGGCAGATTTTTACTCTGCTCAGACGCTGTTCTTTTACTTGATCTCAGTATCTGGAGCGGAGGGAATGTGAATATGACAAGAAGTCTCTTGTAGACTTCTATAAGGAGGAGGATCACTCACAGCCTGCTTTGACTGGAGTTATAGCGTAAGACACCTTTATTCTTATCAAAATCTTGCACTACCTTATCTTTAACCTGAATAGCTCTTTCAAGTCTGCAGTTTATGCTGCCTGTAACACAATGCTGATGGTACGATATTGCCATGCTGATGGTACGATATTGCCAAGCTGATATATCTATTGTTTGCAGATTTACGTCCACCCCGGATAAATTTTCAAACAGGTACTATTTGGGGCCTGCACCGCTGGAAGATATGGCCAGGTAACAGAGGGATCATCTACTGCGTCAGACCTCGCCAATTTGTTCCTTGCTTAAAATcgattttcacaatttttatgTTGCTTGTTCAGGCAAATAGCAACTGCTTTTGGACCTTGTGGAAACAATCGAGATTATCTTTTCCTGCTAGAGAAAGCCATGTTTGACCTAGGTAAGTTCTTTCAACTGAAGCAATCTAGCAGGAGTTACCTTAAGTTGCAAGGTCTTGGGTCTAAGTAGGTTGTGCTTTCTCAATCGGGACACAATTTCACTGTAGACACATGATGCAATTACAGGTGTGCTGGAATTTGGAGAAGTTATTTACATAgccaaaacaaaagaaaaaaacatagTAAAAAAGGTTCCTGAAACCTGTTGCCTATATTTCCATCTGAGAGAAAATCCTTGTGGACTTAATACCATATTCCTGCAAAGTATCGAACTGAGTTGCTTGGCCCGTTCTCCacataaaatggaaaattcaCCCGACATTATAACTGGAAAAGTTtcattttcccctttttttaattaattttaggaaTATAACATGCCGGATCactttttgtaaaatagattGGGTTATGAGAAGTGTCTTGTTTAGTGCGATTCTTCTCCTACTTTGATTGAGTTTCAATGGGTCAAATGAACTGCTGGAAAGGACAACTCTGCAGAGCCAAAGCTTCTGCTTCCTTTTGTTTTAAGTGTTTGTACGTTTCCTCCTTGGCTTCATAATTGAGAAACTAATGGGTAACTTTTGTACCAGGTCACGAGGATGACTATGTGATCGAGCTAGCAGATGAAGTGCGAAAGGAACTTGAAATTATCGGGAAGCGGGAAAAGAAGTTGATCTCGCCCCACAAAATCCCGCCAAAAGCTGTCCACATCCCATCCCTCCAGAGACGTCCCCTTCA
Encoded here:
- the LOC116189833 gene encoding gamma-glutamylcyclotransferase 2-1-like; the protein is MVFWVFGYGSLVWNPGFEYDDKVIGFVKNYKRVFDLACIDHRGTPEHPARTCTLEENEGAICWGVAYCVRGGPEREKAAMEYLERRECEYDKKSLVDFYKEEDHSQPALTGVIAFTSTPDKFSNRYYLGPAPLEDMARQIATAFGPCGNNRDYLFLLEKAMFDLGHEDDYVIELADEVRKELEIIGKREKKLISPHKIPPKAVHIPSLQRRPLQEAIVMDSS